From Clostridium sp. SY8519:
AAACAGTATCCCAATGATCTGGACCGGCTGCTGGTGGCTTCTGATTTTGTAGTTTCCAGCTTTTCCTATGGGAATTACTACACGGCGGAAGATTTGTTTGTCCATGGAAAGGGAACCTGCGCGGCAGGCGCCAAGATGGTGGAAAAAATTGTAAAATCTATGGGGTATCCGGCGAAAACACGCTTCGCAGCCAAAGATAAGAAGAGCAGGTATCCTTCCAATGTCATCTTTGCTTCCCAGCATTACAATGTGCAGGTGAACGTAAAGGGAAAAACCTATTACATTGACGGAACTCCGGGTTCCGGCGCCGTGTATCTGTCCACTTCAAAGAAACCGCTGTTTTGTATGGTCATGGGATATGTGACGATGGATGAAATCCATAAATAATTGACATTTCTCCGGTATTCTGCTAAAGTGGACTGACAACAGCATACCGATGAACGAGGGAGTAGTTTAAATATACGGTCAACAATCCCGGCCTGCGTGCCTGGCGGTATATACCATTTTGATTTTGTTATGGTTATGAGACTTTTTCATACAGGATTCCAAGCGAATGCGATGGATTTTTGTATGGAAGAGTCTCATTTTTTTTGAACGGTCTGCCCGCTGATCGGTACAATCAAGCAAAATGGCGAGGAGAAATGTATGAAACGATACGAACAGATGGAACAGGACCGGGTGCTGGAAGACCTGGCGTCCACACGGAACGGACTGTCTCCGGAGGAGGCCGGGCGGCGCCTGAAACAATACGGACGAAATGCCCTGCAGGAGGGGAAAAGGCAGAGCCTGCTGCAGGTCTTCGCGTCCCAGTTCAAAGACCTCCTGGTAGTGATCCTGATTGTGGCGGCCGTGATCTCCATGCTGTCAGGCAGTGTGGAAAGCACCGTGGTGATTTTTGCCGTACTGGTGCTGAACGCAGTCCTGGGAACGGTGCAGCACAGGAAGGCGGAGCAGTCCCTGGAGAGCCTGAAATCCCTGTCGTCGCCGAGCGCCAGGGTGCTGCGGGACGGACAGGTGGTCAGCATAGATTCCGCGGAGGTGGTGCCGGGGGATATCCTGCTGGCAGAGGCCGGAGACCTGATTGTGGCGGACGGCCGCATCCTGGAAAGCCATTCCCTGCAGGTCAATGAAAGCTCGCTGACCGGCGAGTCCACCAATGTGGAAAAGACGGACGAAATCCTTGCCGGGGATCTGCCGCTGGCAGACCGCAGAAACATGGTGTATTCCAGCGCGCTGGTTACCTACGGGCGGGCAGTCATCGTGGTAACGGCGACAGGAATGGATACGGAAATCGGCAGAATTGCTGAACTGATGAACGCCACCAAAGAGAAAAAGACCCCGCTGCAGGAAAGCCTGGATCAGTTCAGCAGCCGCCTGGCGGTATTGATTATGGTGATCTGCGCGGTGGTATTTGTCCTGGGATTTTTCCGCAGCCATCTGTCCCTGGTGGATTCTTTGCTCTTTGCAGTGGCGCTTGCAGTGGCGGCCATTCCGGAAGCCCTGGGTTCCATTGTGACGATTGTCCAGGCCATGGGTACGCAGAAAATGGCACGGGAGCATGCCATTATCAAAGAACTGAAGGCCGTCGAGAGTCTGGGATGCGTTTCTGTGATCTGTTCGGATAAAACCGGAACCCTGACCCAGAACCGTATGACCGTGCAGGAAGTATATACCGATGGAGGCATCCGGGATTTCCATGCGCTTGACCTTCAGGCAGAACCGGACCGCAGACTGCTCTATGACGCCGTGCTGGCCAACGATTCTTCCTATCGAGACGGGGAAGGGATCGGGGATCCCACTGAATATTGTCTCCTGCAGATGGCGGAAGCGATGGGCGTATCTCATGAAGAAATCCGCGGCGCCCATGAGCGCCTGTCGGAGCTCCCGTTTGATTCCGACCGCAAGCTGATGTCAGCGGAATACTGCATGGACGGCAGATATCTCCTGTTTACCAAAGGGGCGCTGGATGTTCTTCTGGAGCGCACGGAGCATATCATGACGGCCCGGGGAACGGTTCCTTTTGACGCGGAAAAACGGAAAGCAGTCCAGGAGGCCAACCGGCATTTTTCGGAAAACGGACTCCGGGTGCTGGCGTTTGCCTGCAGAGAACTGCCGGAGCAGACAGAACTGACCGTGGAAGAGGAGTACGGATATACGTTTCTGGGCTTAATATCCATGATGGATCCGCCCCGGGAGGAATCTGTGACGGCAGTGGCAGAAGCCAAGCGCGCGGGAATCCGTCCGGTGATGATCACCGGAGATCACAAAGTCACGGCCGCGGCCATCGCGAAGCAGATCGGGATATTTGAAGAGGGCGATCTTGCCGTGACCGGTATGGAACTGGATGCCATGTCGGAGGAAGAACTGGACCAGAAGGTGGAGGAAATATCCGTCTATGCCCGGGTGTCGCCGGAAAACAAGATCCGGATTGTGGAAGCCTGGCAGAAACGGGGACACATTACAGCGATGACCGGCGACGGAGTCAATGACGCCCCCGCGCTGAAAAAGGCGGATATCGGCGTAGCCATGGGGATTACCGGCACGGAAGTATCAAAAGACGCGGCCGCCATGATTCTGACGGATGACAATTTCGCCACGATCATCAAGGCGGTAGCCAACGGCAGGAATGTATTCCGGAATATTAAAAATGCCATCGAATTTCTGCTGTCCGGAAACATGGCGGGAATCCTGGCCGTATTATACGCG
This genomic window contains:
- a CDS encoding cation-translocating P-type ATPase codes for the protein MKRYEQMEQDRVLEDLASTRNGLSPEEAGRRLKQYGRNALQEGKRQSLLQVFASQFKDLLVVILIVAAVISMLSGSVESTVVIFAVLVLNAVLGTVQHRKAEQSLESLKSLSSPSARVLRDGQVVSIDSAEVVPGDILLAEAGDLIVADGRILESHSLQVNESSLTGESTNVEKTDEILAGDLPLADRRNMVYSSALVTYGRAVIVVTATGMDTEIGRIAELMNATKEKKTPLQESLDQFSSRLAVLIMVICAVVFVLGFFRSHLSLVDSLLFAVALAVAAIPEALGSIVTIVQAMGTQKMAREHAIIKELKAVESLGCVSVICSDKTGTLTQNRMTVQEVYTDGGIRDFHALDLQAEPDRRLLYDAVLANDSSYRDGEGIGDPTEYCLLQMAEAMGVSHEEIRGAHERLSELPFDSDRKLMSAEYCMDGRYLLFTKGALDVLLERTEHIMTARGTVPFDAEKRKAVQEANRHFSENGLRVLAFACRELPEQTELTVEEEYGYTFLGLISMMDPPREESVTAVAEAKRAGIRPVMITGDHKVTAAAIAKQIGIFEEGDLAVTGMELDAMSEEELDQKVEEISVYARVSPENKIRIVEAWQKRGHITAMTGDGVNDAPALKKADIGVAMGITGTEVSKDAAAMILTDDNFATIIKAVANGRNVFRNIKNAIEFLLSGNMAGILAVLYASIAALPVPFAAVHLLFINLLTDSLPALAIGMEPPKKDLLSDPPRDPQEGILTRRFVRDMVFHGLLIAVASMTAFYLGDPVGHHGAAMTMAFSTLTLARLFHGFNCRDRHSIFRIGFRSNPYSLGAFGLGLVLLNLVLFVPFLQPWFSVSRLTGFQYGMIYLLAFLPTAVIQCIKVIREHREKD